The proteins below come from a single Ailuropoda melanoleuca isolate Jingjing chromosome 1, ASM200744v2, whole genome shotgun sequence genomic window:
- the BPGM gene encoding bisphosphoglycerate mutase: MSKYKLIMLRHGEGAWNKENRFCSWVDQKLNSEGMEEARNCGKQLKALNVEFDLVFTSILNRSIHTAWLILEELGQEWVPVESSWRLNERHYGALIGLNREQMALNHGEEQVRLWRRSYNVTPPPIEESHPFYHEIYNDRRYKVCDVPVDQLPRSESLKDVLERLLPFWNERIAPEVLSGKNVLISAHGNSSRALLKHLEGISDEDIINITLPTGVPILLELDENLHAVGPHQFLGDQEAIQAAIKKIDDQGKVKKRAEK, from the exons ATGTCCAAGTACAAACTGATTATGTTAAGACATGGAGAGGGCGCTTGGAATAAAGAGAATCGTTTTTGTAGCTGGGTGGATCAGAAACTTAACAGTGAAGGAATGGAGGAAGCTCGGAACTGTGGAAAGCAACTCAAAGCACTAAACGTGGAGTTTGATCTCGTATTCACATCAATCCTTAATCGGTCGATCCACACAGCCTGGCTGATCCTggaagagctggggcaggagtgggTTCCAGTGGAAAGCTCCTGGCGTCTAAATGAACGTCACTACGGAGCTTTGATCGGCCTCAACAGGGAGCAGATGGCTTTGAATCATGGTGAAGAACAAGTGAGGCTCTGGAGAAGAAGCTACAATGTGACCCCACCACCCATTGAGGAATCTCACCCTTTCTACCATGAAATCTACAACGACCGGAGGTATAAAGTGTGCGACGTACCTGTGGATCAGCTGCCCCGATCTGAAAGCTTAAAGGATGTTCTGGAGAGACTCCTTCCCTTTTGGAACGAAAGGATTGCTCCTGAAGTATTAAGTGGCAAAAACGTTCTGATATCCGCTCATGGAAATAGCAGTAGGGCTCTCCTGAAGCATCTGGAAG GTATCTCGGATGAAGACATTATCAACATTACTCTTCCCACTGGAGTCCCCATTCTCCTGGAACTGGATGAGAACCTACATGCTGTTGGGCCCCACCAGTTCCTGGGCGACCAAGAAGCTATCCAAGCCGCCATTAAGAAAATAGATGAtcaaggaaaagtgaaaaaacGAGCTGAAAAATGA